From Trichoderma atroviride chromosome 1, complete sequence, one genomic window encodes:
- a CDS encoding uncharacterized protein (EggNog:ENOG41~TransMembrane:1 (i7-25o)), whose product MRRRPYFPVVAVLLFCYCAYIIFSLPNEHFDALVTPLSQPSQQQKHDQQHPLHAAASSSSTASTEPKPTSQSPVVWEDLPVVTGGPKPKAAPDAALHPIIHLVKDAQKEFSELKKRQSKSLEEAVREYRRRYGMPPPPHFDKWYKFAVDNNVQLIDEYDMINDMMIPFWGLRPKTIRARVTEALGYDNGLIGVAIRDGEITHAEHGIEWQREATKGMMEKFKQYLPDMDLAFNVHDEPRVVVPHDDLNRLVSKAKNENMASLSANKKLVNEFSKSPDLGDGKTFKETKLSRFSTIQYQSTWADSRMSCPPDSQARILEDERADDLSRYGISNLAFIYNTTAMSDICLTPSLSSTYGFFDRPNSFKITHDLLPIFSQSKVSSYGDIIYPSPWYWHKKVAYNETNDMPWDEKESKLYWRGSTTGGYSRNGGWRRHHRQHFVQKINSREQAKVMANSGGAGNPKWEAKEVPRGEYQKLIDVHFSHVGQCDPGDCEAQREFFDVVDLVDQQDAWGYKYLVDIDGNAFSGRFYAFLQSKSLTFKLALFREWHNEWLKPWVHYVPLSLQGDDWLEAVRFINEDSEGSAKGQEIAKESREWANKAVRKEDMEAWFFRLLLEYGRVIDDNRANLGYDV is encoded by the exons ATGCGGCGGCGTCCGTATTTCCCTGTTGTGGCtgttttgctcttttgctaCTGCGCATATatcatcttcagcttgcCAAACGAGCATTTCGACGCCTTGGTCACTCCTCTCTCGCAGCCttcccagcagcaaaagcatgatcaacagcatcctctgcatgcagcagcatcgtcatcgtcaacagCGTCAACAGAGCCTAAACCCACCTCACAATCTCCAGTGGTGTGGGAAGACTTGCCGGTTGTGACGGGCGGGCCGAAGCCAAAAGCAGCCCCTGATGCGGCTTTGCACCCGATAATCCATCTCGTTAAAGATGCGCAGAAGGAGTTTTCAGAATTGAAGAAACGACAGTCCAAGTCTCTGGAGGAGGCCGTCAGAGAGTATCGCAGGCGATATGGCATGCCCCCTCCTCCGCACTTCGATAAGTGGTATAAATTCGCCGTGGACAACAATGTGCAGTTGATTGACGAATACGACATGATTAATGATATGATGATTCCGTTCTGGGGTCTTCGACCCAAGACTATTCGTGCAAGAGTGACGGAGGCGCTTGGCTACGATAATGGATTGATTGGTGTCGCTATACGAGATGGCGAAATCACGCACGCGGAGCATGGAATTGAGTGGCAGAGGGAGGCTACGAAAGGAATGATGGAGAAATTCAAGCAGTACTTGCCGGATATGGATTTGGCCTTTAATGTTCATGATGAACCCCGTGTGGTGGTTCCGCACGACGATTTGAATCGGCTGGttagcaaagccaagaatgAAAACATGGCCTCGCTAAGTGCGAACAAGAAGCTCGTCAACGAGTTTTCAAAATCGCCGGACTTGGGTGACGGGAAAACATTCAAAGAAACGAAGCTATCGCGGTTCAGCACTATTCAATACCAATCGACCTGGGCAGACTCTCGCATGTCCTGCCCGCCCGATAGTCAAGCCAGGATCCTCGAGGACGAGCGCGCAGACGACTTGAGCAGATACGGAATTAGCAATCTTGCCTTTATTTACAACACAACTGCCATGTCCGACATATGCCTTACGCCCTCTCTAAGCTCAACGTATGGCTTTTTCGATCGCCCCAACTCGTTCAAGATCACCCATGATTTGCTACCCATATTCTCCCAGTCCAAGGTGTCGTCTTATGGCGATATCATatatccatctccatggtACTGGCACAAAAAGGTTGCTTACAACGAAACCAATGACATGCCGTGGGATGAGAAGGAGAGCAAGCTTTACTGGCGAGGCTCTACCACTGGAGGGTACAGTCGCAACGGCGGTTGGAGgaggcatcatcgccagcacTTTGTTCAAAAGATCAACTCCAGAGAGCAAGCCAAAGTGATGGCCAATAGTGGCGGAGCGGGAAATCCCAAATGGGAGGCCAAGGAGGTTCCTCGCGGAGAATACCAGAAGCTCATTGACGTGCATTTCTCTCACGTTGGCCAATGCGACCCCGGAGACTGCGAAGCGCAAAGAGAATTCTTTGACGTCGTTGATCTTGTTGACCAGCAAGACGCCTGGGGATACAAGTATCTCGTTGACATTGACGGCAATGCTTTCTCCGGCCGCTTCTACGCCTTTTTACAAAGCAAAAGCTTGACGTTTAAGCTTGCCTTGTTCCGCGAGTGGCACAACGAGTGGCTTAAGCCTTGGGTGCATTACGTGCCGCTGAGCCTTCAGGGAGACGATTGGCTTGAAGCGGTGCGCTTCATCAACGAAGACAGCGAGGGATCCGCCAAGGGGCAGGAAATTGCCAAGGAGAGCCGCGAGTGGGCCAATAAGGCGGTTAGAAAGGAAGATATGGAGGCGTGGTTTTTCAGACTGCTTTTAGA ATATGGACGGGTAATTGATGATAATAGAGCCAATCTTGGGTATGATGTATGA
- a CDS encoding uncharacterized protein (BUSCO:EOG092D3IQI), giving the protein MLCLRRPIPPKLLDIPNTGLASGQYTTPGFASRLAREQPLNIEADAELGMPLDLVGMPGVFDGDERSIQAPSQPLAVHPHDRALLRPIAALGKPKVAEANVSFLRRTEYISSLIPKRFEANHPRALLAKSRRPAKRPEPAADSPQAIKRKIDKGFEVAEQDLKDPKRIKHPSKKHLKLVDALPLVPDLDAFPDSGAYVTIKFLTNPVSSSNEYDNRLRSGLFRPIDRTAAEEAALEAAMEAYNQDPVSNPKPANLMNYDFYLGQSRADADRFRRKFDVDDADRDEEDLYTHRGDTGGYFQFNRIRAYETAQETELDHPTKYEDEIILSINEKDTDASQKAVFYYPIMQRSTIRPQRTRNIARTNYGLAEDDEPQVVDQLDLTVDDPTEEMRAAMKMYARHPMGWEQDEEDELHQGVERSIEEGDVDADGDAEGEDADRNGASSPAEKYHERSPSADRDAEGDEDEDED; this is encoded by the exons ATGCTCTGCCTCCGCCGCCCAATCCCCCCGAAGCTGCTCGACATCCCCAACACCGGCCTCGCAAGCGGCCAATACACGACGCCGGGGTTTGCATCACGCCTGGCGCGAGAGCAGCCGCTCAACATCGAGGCTGATGCAGAACTGGGCATGCCGCTCGACTTGGTGGGAATGCCGGGCGTCTTTGATGGGGATGAACGAT CAATCCAAGCACCATCACAGCCATTAGCCGTCCACCCGCACGATCGAGCTCTTCTCAGGCCTATTGCTGCCCTTGGTAAGCCCAAGGTTGCCGAGGCCAACGTCTCTTTCCTCCGCCGAACGGAATACATCTCGTCCCTGATCCCGAAACGCTTCGAGGCAAACCACCCCAGggccctgctggccaagTCTCGACGACCGGCCAAGCGCCCAGAACCCGCCGCCGACTCTCCGCAGGCCATCAAGCGCAAGATCGACAAGGGCTTCGAGGTTGCGGAGCAGGATCTCAAGGACCCCAAGCGCATCAAGCATCCCTCCAAGAAGCACCTCAAGCTCGTCGATGCCCTGCCCCTGGTGCCCGACCTGGACGCGTTTCCCGACTCTGGTGCTTACGTTACCATCAAGTTCCTCACGAATCCCGTCTCAAGCTCCAACGAGTATGATAATCGTCTCCGCAGCGGTCTGTTCAGGCCGATAGACCGCACGGCGGCCGAGGAAGCAGCTCTCGAGGCCGCCATGGAGGCCTATAACCAGGATCCGGTCAGCAACCCCAAGCCGGCCAACTTGATGAACTATGACTTCTACCTTGGCCAGAGCCGTGCCGATGCCGACCGCTTCCGCCGCAAGTTTGACGTCGACGATGCAGACCGTGACGAGGAGGACTTGTATACTCACAGGGGAGACACGGGAGGATACTTTCAATTCAACAGGATCAGGGCGTACGAGACTGCCCAGGAGACGGAGCTCGATCACCCGACCAAATATGAAGATGAAATCATTCTCTCCATCAACGAGAAAGACACCGACGCTAGCCAAAAGGCTGTTTTCTACTACCCCATCATGCAGAGATCTACCATCCGCCCCCAACGCACCAGGAACATTGCGCGCACAAACTACGGCCTtgctgaggatgatgagccGCAAGTCGTCGACCAGCTGGATCTCACAGTCGATGACCCGACAGAGGAGATGAGGGCTGCCATGAAAATGTACGCACGACATCCCATGGGCTGGGAacaggacgaagaagacgaactACATCAGGGCGTTGAGCGGTCTATCGAGGAGGGCGACGTTGACGcggatggcgatgccgagggCGAAGACGCTGATCGTAACGGGGCTTCCAGTCCGGCTGAGAAGTACCATGAGCGGTCTCCCTCTGCCGATCGTGATGCTGAaggtgatgaggacgaagacgaagactAG
- a CDS encoding uncharacterized protein (EggNog:ENOG41~TransMembrane:4 (i36-56o62-79i122-141o147-167i)): MDAPEPEQTPFAAVTAHTTKLQRVSLPSRLDFPELACANCGQQYQAILDQSTPYVTYRWIGTGVALLMFFLRIFFAQGWYIVAYALGIYLLNLFLAFLQPKFDPSNDALDNEMEDGSVGTLPTNRDEEFKPFIRRLPEFKFWYWATRAIGIAFLCTWFAIFDVPVFWPVLVMYWLILFVLTMRRQIQHMIKYRYVPFSVGKKSYAKDRS; the protein is encoded by the exons ATGGATGCGCCAGAGCCCGAACAGACCCCTTTCGCGGCCGTCACAGCCCATACCACCAAGTTGCAGAGAGTAAGCCTGCCCTCCCGGCTGGATTTTCCCGAGCTTGCATGTGCTAACTGTGGCCAGCAATATCAAGCGATCTTGGATCAGTCAACTCCCTATGTCACATACCGTTGGATTGGCACAGGCGTGGCTCTGCTGATGTTCTTCCTGCGCATTTTCTTTGCGCAGGGATGGTATATTG TTGCTTATGCCCTGGGAATCTACCTCCTGAACCTCTTCCTGGCCTTCCTCCAGCCGAAATTCGACCCTTCGAACGACGCCTTGGATAACGAAATGGAAGATGGCTCTGTCGGTACCCTCCCAACCAACCGAGACGAAGAGTTCAAGCCCTTTATCAGACGCCTTCCCGAATTCAAGTTCTGGTACTGGGCAACCAGAGCCATTGGCATTGCCTTTCTCTGCACCTGgtttgccatctttgacgtGCCCGTTTTCTGGCCCGTCTTGGTCATGTACTGGTTGATTCTCTTCGTCCTGACCA TGCGCCGACAAATCCAGCACATGATCAAGTACCGCTATGTGCCCTTTTCCGTTGGCAAGAAGTCTTACGCCAAGGACCGATCGTAG
- a CDS encoding uncharacterized protein (EggNog:ENOG41~TransMembrane:12 (i38-54o80-100i112-132o138-159i171-189o195-218i288-310o325-344i356-376o388-411i423-440o452-471i)) produces the protein MKSFNALKSSAPPSNTFTLANKEFPKVTWWREPGLRRLYLLLLVPLMTSMVNGYDGSMMNALQTSGQWQDYFHHPRGSLLAFYNLAFGLGQLLAVVPFPFPATIADKLGRRWGIVIGSVVAIIGVAIQSASIDVGMFVAGRFILGFGVMIDHGSAPLIVTELAHTQHRATITAVYNSMWYFGSIVAATINIDSDWAWRIPSIIQAFPAIVQIIFVWLLPESPRFLIAKDRHDEALQVLVKFHGNGERTEFVQTSFTEIKETLALEQEFSSRSGWLELIRTPGNRKRTLICYLQGFFSQWCGNGLVSYYLVPVLETIGITKNAEQAGLNGGLQIWNFIVAIWASFNIDKIGRRKMVLGSTGSMIICFVLWTILSARYSITGDSADAKGVIVMIFLFYTAFNCGWQGLLLAYPIEILPYEIRAKGLNVTFFGVSTNLLNQYINPVGIESQGWRFYIFYDVFLCVIFTVVYFLWVETKNTPLEEIAKYFDGDEAKVGGGASTGVSAAVLAQMRAKKDDFGEEVTHVEENTA, from the exons ATGAAGTCCTTCAACGCACTCAAGTCATCGGCTCCGCCGTCCAATACTTTTACGCTCGCAAACAAAGAATTTCCAAAGGTAACATGGTGGCGCGAGCCGGGCCTTCGACGTTTGTATCTCTTGCTTCTCGTGCCTCTGATGACGTCCATGGTCAACGGCTACGATGGCTCCATGATGAACGCACTTCAGACGAGCGGCCAGTGGCAGGATTATTTCCATCATCCGCGCGGCTCGCTGCTGGCGTTTTACAATCTGGCCTTTGGACTGGGACAGCTCTTGGCCGTGGTTCCATTCCCATTCCCTGCTACGATTGCAGACAAGCTGGGGAGGCGATGGGGAATCGTTATTGGCAGCGTCGTTGCAATAATTGGTGTGGCGATTCAGAGCGCCAGTATAGATG TCGGCATGTTTGTCGCCGGAAGATTTATTCTCGGCTTTGGCGTCATGATAGACCACGGCAGTGCGCCTCTTATAGTGACCGAGTTGGCTCACACGCAGCACCGAGCCACAATCACTGCGGTGTACAACTCGATGTGGTATTTTGGGTCGATTGTTGCTGC AACCATAAATATTGATAGTGACTGGGCATGGCGCATTCCGTCCATCATCCAGGCTTTCCCTGCTATCGTGCAGATCATATTTGTTTGGTTGTTACCAGAG AGCCCACGTTTCCTCATTGCCAAGGATCGTCACGACGAAGCCCTCCAAGTCCTGGTCAAGTTCCACGGCAACGGCGAGCGCACTGAATTCGTCCAGACTTCCTTCACCGAGATCAAGGAGACGCTCGCTCTAGAGCAAGAGTTTTCCTCCAGGAGCGGCTGGCTCGAACTCATCCGCACGCCAGGCAATCGCAAACGCACTCTCATCTGCTACCTCcagggcttcttctctcagtGGTGCGGCAACGGTCTGGTCTCGTACTATCTTGTTCCTGTGCTGGAAACGATTGGCATCACCAAGAATGCTGAGCAGGCTGGCCTCAATGGCGGACTGCAGATTTGGAATTTTATAGTTGCCATTTGGGCCTCGTTCAATATTGACAAGATTGgcaggaggaagatggtGTTGGGCAGCACAGGATCGATGATTATATGCTTTGTGCTATGGACTATACTTTCGGCACGGTATAGCATCACGGGAGACAGCGCCGATGCGAAGGGGGTTATCGTCAtgatctttttattttacacGGCGTTCAATTGTGGATG GCAAGGTCTGCTCCTGGCATATCCCATTGAGATTTTACCCTACGAAATCCGCGCAAAGGGCCTGAACGTTACGTTTTTCGGAGTCAGCACAAACT TGCTCAACCAGTACATCAACCCGGTTGGTATTGAGTCTCAGGGGTGGAGATTCTACATT TTCTACGACGTCTTTCTCTGTGTTATTTTCACTGTCGTATATTTCCTCTGGGTCGAAACAAAG AACACTCCGTTGGAAGAAATCGCCAAATATTTCGACGGCGACGAAGCCAAagtgggcggcggcgcgtCAACCGGCGTCTCAGCAGCAGTGCTTGCTCAGATGCGGGCAAAGAAGGATGACTTTGGCGAAGAAGTGACACATGTCGAAGAGAATACAGCATAG
- a CDS encoding uncharacterized protein (EggNog:ENOG41~TransMembrane:4 (i55-75o81-98i141-160o166-183i)~BUSCO:EOG092D4HAV), with protein sequence MDAPEPEQTPFAAVTAHTTKLQRQYQAILDQSTPYVTYRWIGTGVALLMFFLRIFFAQGWYIVAYALGIYLLNLFLAFLQPKFDPSNDALDNEMEDGSVGTLPTNRDEEFKPFIRRLPEFKFWYWATRAIGIAFLCTWFAIFDVPVFWPVLVMYWLILFVLTSKSPLSDAMPVIHMLTKVL encoded by the exons ATGGATGCGCCAGAGCCCGAACAGACCCCTTTCGCGGCCGTCACAGCCCATACCACCAAGTTGCAGAGA CAATATCAAGCGATCTTGGATCAGTCAACTCCCTATGTCACATACCGTTGGATTGGCACAGGCGTGGCTCTGCTGATGTTCTTCCTGCGCATTTTCTTTGCGCAGGGATGGTATATTG TTGCTTATGCCCTGGGAATCTACCTCCTGAACCTCTTCCTGGCCTTCCTCCAGCCGAAATTCGACCCTTCGAACGACGCCTTGGATAACGAAATGGAAGATGGCTCTGTCGGTACCCTCCCAACCAACCGAGACGAAGAGTTCAAGCCCTTTATCAGACGCCTTCCCGAATTCAAGTTCTGGTACTGGGCAACCAGAGCCATTGGCATTGCCTTTCTCTGCACCTGgtttgccatctttgacgtGCCCGTTTTCTGGCCCGTCTTGGTCATGTACTGGTTGATTCTCTTCGTCCTGACCAGTAAGAGCCCTCTCTCCGATGCAATGCCTGTCATACACATGCTAACCAAAGTCTTGTAG
- a CDS encoding uncharacterized protein (CAZy:GH2), with translation MATHLRTNIHNGWTFKQADKPDSDFRSVAQFPTVIHLDLLHHGLIPDPPKDRNSELIQWVGEKQWLYKTSFVSPQAPFGSGKISHAMVFDGLDTYAKISLNGKEIASTANMFLQYRVDVTDTLKPAGGQNTLELLFDSAFLEGKRLEKAQGYKNLFWNGDSCRMNVRKIGCHFGWDWAPTLLTCGPWRPVYLESFVTRIADLNIDIDVTDSLDSATVNTTLELQGLDDNDKVVQINISGPDDEAIFAGSGNSSVSIKNPQLWYPVGYGKQPLYTVTATLGDQKMTRKVGIRHLRLVQRPLENGALGTTFFFQVNQIPIYCRGANWVPGDTFLPRINAKRYRQWIELALYGNQNMIRVWGGGLYEDDSFYEICDELGILIWHDFQLGCGVYPVSDFMTNTIREEAIYNLKRLRHHPSIVLWCGNNEDHMFAELHHLEYDINDKNPDNWLKTNWAARWYYDKMLPDICAELVPRVPYHNSSPWGGSYSNDATVGDIHSWRVWMADQPRYPYQDYEKLTGRFVSEFGMKSSPAVRSVRQLISDPSERHPQSRTFDNWFCAPEDQRTLSMYLIDNQKHNHASLPAYVYATQLNQAEATDYALRPFRRLWKGPGQEECAGSLIWQLNDCFPAASWSLADAFLRPKLAYFVAKRDYAPIIVGCARTTVETPADEFTRVYIQRVTTADVWASNCTVSETKLTATTAFYSVLDGKLLASESEQVALPPNRSTELRKLKFEEEEWGVKQESVVVATKLTKDGDVLARYINFPQPLRHLDLTAAEVTVTKKDVNVSDKSFKLAVSVKNGVAKGVELMIDTLDPDVADSYTFSDNALDLVPGEEQIVTVTAVADAKVDIGQVGVVEQHYGSIRLESEN, from the exons ATGGCCACACATCTACGGACAAACATCCACAACGGCTGGACCTTCAAGCAAGCAGACAAACCAGACTCAGACTTTCGTTCCGTCGCCCAGTTCCCAACCGTCATTCATCTCGATCTACTACATCACGGGCTAATCCCAGATCCGCCAAAAGATAGAAACAGCGAACTCATACAATGGGTTGGCGAGAAGCAATGGCTCTACAAGACTTCATTCGTCTCACCGCAGGCGCCAtttggcagcggcaagatATCTCACGCAATGGTCTTTGATGGCCTCGACACATATGCCAAGATCAGCCTTAATGGCAAGGAAATTGCTAGCACAGCCAACATGTTTCTTCAATACCGTGTAGATGTCACGGATACGTTGAAGCCAGCAGGTGGACAAAACAcgcttgagcttcttttcgaCTCTGCCTTCTTGGAGGGCAAACGGCTTGAAAAAGCACAAGGGTATAAGAACTTGTTCTGGAATGGTGATTCGTGCCGTATGAATGTCCGCAAAATTGGATGCCATTTTGGGTGGGATTG GGCGCCAACACTGCTAACATGTGGCCCATGGCGACCAGTCTATCTCGAGTCTTTTGTCACTCGTATTGCTGATCTGAACATCGACATCGATGTAACAGATTCGCTAGACTCTGCAACTGTAAACACAACACTGGAGCTACAAGGTCTTGATGACAACGATAAAGTGGTACAAATTAACATCAGTGGTCCAGATGACGAAGCCATTTTTGCCGGAAGTGGGAATAGCAGTGTATCCATCAAAAACCCACAGCTATGGTACCCAGTAGGATATGGAAAGCAGCCGCTTTACACAGTGACGGCCACTCTAGGTGACCAGAAGATGACTCGCAAAGTCGGCATCCGCCATCTCCGCTTAGTACAGCGGCCCCTTGAAAATGGTGCTCTAGGAAcgacctttttcttccaagtGAATCAAATCCCCATATACTGCCGAGGTGCCAACTGGGTGCCCGGAGACACCTTCTTACCGAGGATCAATGCAAAGCGTTATCGCCAATGGATCGAGTTGGCACTCTATGGAAACCAGAACATGATCCGCGTCTGGGGCGGGGGACTCTACGAGGATGATTCGTTTTACGAGATTTGCGACGAGCTTGGAATTCTCATATGGCATGATTTCCAACTTGGATGTGGTGTATATCCCGTATCAGACTTCATGACCAACACCATCCGCGAGGAAGCCATCTATAACCTCAAGCGACTACGCCACCACCCTTCAATCGTCTTATGGTGCGGCAACAACGAGGACCACATGTTTGCAGAGCTGCACCATCTCGAGTACGACATCAACGACAAGAACCCAGACAACTGGCTAAAGACAAACTGGGCGGCGCGCTGGTACTACGACAAAATGCTGCCCGACATCTGCGCCGAGCTCGTCCCTCGCGTGCCGTATCACAACTCTTCCCCCTGGGGAGGCTCATACAGCAACGATGCAACCGTTGGCGATATCCATTCTTGGAGAGTGTGGATGGCTGATCAGCCGCGATATCCTTATCAAGACTATGAAAAGCTCACCGGCCGCTTCGTGAGCGAGTTTGGCATGAAGTCATCCCCTGCCGTCCGCAGCGTCCGCCAGCTTATAAGCGATCCCTCGGAGAGACACCCCCAATCACGCACATTCGACAACTGGTTCTGCGCGCCAGAAGACCAGCGCACGCTGTCAATGTACCTGATTGATAACCAGAAGCACAACCACGCCTCGCTGCCGGCATATGTATACGCCACTCAGCTCAACCAAGCCGAGGCAACCGACTACGCGCTGAGACCGTTCCGGCGTCTTTGGAAGGGCCCCGGGCAAGAGGAGTGTGCTGGCAGTCTGATATGGCAGCTCAACGATTGTTTCCCAGCAGCGAGCTGGTCCTTGGCCGATGCCTTTCTTCGTCCCAAGCTGGCTTACTTTGTTGCAAAGAGAGATTATGCGCCCATCATTGTTGGCTGCGCGAGGACGACGGTTGAAACCCCTGCTGATGAATTTACTCGAGTGTATATACAGCGAGTCACTACGGCAGATGTTTGGGCCAGCAACTGCACCGTCTCTGAGACAAAGTTGACCGCGACGACAGCCTTTTATTCCGTATTGGATGGCAAATTGCTAGCCTCTGAGTCTGAACAAGTGGCACTACCGCCAAACCGCTCTACGGAGCTACGAAAATTGAAgtttgaggaagaggaaTGGGGAGTCAAGCAGGAATCTGTAGTTGTTGCTACAAAGCTGACCAAGGACGGAGACGTGCTGGCTCGCTATATCAACTTCCCGCAACCATTGAGGCATCTCGATTTGACCGCTGCAGAGGTTACCGTCACCAAAAAAGACGTCAATGTCTCTGATAAATCGTTTAAGCTTGCTGTTTCGGTGAAGAATGGCGTGGCCAAGGGGGTGGAATTGATGATTGACACTCTAGACCCAGACGTTGCGGACAGTTATACTTTTAGTGATAATGCTTTGGATCTAGTTCCAGGAGAGGAGCAGATTGTAACCGTTACTGCTGTCGCTGATGCAAAGGTTGATATTGGCCAAGTTGGAGTTGTAGAGCAACATTATGGCTCTATACGTTTGGAATCGGAGAATTGA